One part of the Arabidopsis thaliana chromosome 4, partial sequence genome encodes these proteins:
- a CDS encoding RNA recognition motif (RRM)-containing protein (RNA recognition motif (RRM)-containing protein; FUNCTIONS IN: RNA binding, nucleotide binding, nucleic acid binding; INVOLVED IN: biological_process unknown; LOCATED IN: cellular_component unknown; EXPRESSED IN: 23 plant structures; EXPRESSED DURING: 13 growth stages; CONTAINS InterPro DOMAIN/s: Spen paralogue and orthologue SPOC, C-terminal (InterPro:IPR012921), RNA recognition motif, RNP-1 (InterPro:IPR000504), Nucleotide-binding, alpha-beta plait (InterPro:IPR012677); BEST Arabidopsis thaliana protein match is: RNA binding (TAIR:AT2G43410.4); Has 8554 Blast hits to 7148 proteins in 405 species: Archae - 8; Bacteria - 199; Metazoa - 4614; Fungi - 1472; Plants - 1436; Viruses - 0; Other Eukaryotes - 825 (source: NCBI BLink).): MSSRGRERMMMKEDGRGRNPPSRHLWVGNLPHGILERELADRFLRFGELESLAFQPGRSYAFVNFNHDEDAFAAIESLQGFPLSGNPLRIEFAKAEKSSTGSRTDDIYRHDEQRSAARGSSFVQRDSRMRYESPDTYSKSKMNDRNAEPSEVLYIGFPASLKVDDALLRNVFSSFGEITKVTVFPGRSYAFVQFRNLMAACKAKESLQGKLFGNPRVHICFAKSEPSSSGSGRGPSGRSLSPPYRSVDRLGSSEGYLQDRNYGSISRIPSVREPHYIEDRDLEDSEGYIFNRKRDSSSDGGPAYGRSRSTHRFPQDMHEYHGSPGEMGTSFRDNPHRFQTRSSEYEEPWDLPEDDYYYQEIKRLKTRSSQPERQLPGHQLSGIEQERRPFSRASADFSPKDAFERNYEAGQLRYNQTVEQPLNLAIRNGDKSSLREPHEELMGGYPLPSVVPERKRYTPELNRPSLKDWNWEGTIAKGGNPICRAKCFPVGKVMDMMLPEFLDCTARTGLDMLAKHYYQSSKAWVVFFVPGSDADIVFYDEFMHYLEEKQRAAVSKLDDTTTLFLVPPSDFSEKVLKVPGKLSISGVILRLECGGSGSGGPVQQQGERKDTDLLTYYGETSYSEASGAFPDVGNPRIPGPTAFLRSAGRDNQSASMDPYVEDKHDQLSHRYSGSDWPPRDTNPRSSPFIDHTVQKHSGFVPGKQQNADLSRYHDTETPVPAGFQPEQLTHLASSLPRQQQQVQNTPNQPERYAPEGRASFSHLQHAQTPSIPQLVTPQNQNVQIQSSNSQQQEETEANPQKRLQATLQLAAALLQQIQQAKPS, translated from the exons ATG TCATCTAGAGGAAgggagaggatgatgatgaaggaagACGGTAGAGGAAGGAATCCACCGTCGCGACATCTTTGGGTTGGTAACCTTCCTCATGGGATACTTGAACGAGAATTAGCCGATCGGTTCTTAAGATTTGGTGAATTGGAAAGCTTAGCGTTTCAGCCTGGACGAAGCTACgcatttgttaattttaatcaCGATGAGGATGCGTTCGCTGCGATTGAGTCGCTTCAAGGCTTCCCACTCTCTGGAAACCCACTTAGGATCGAGTTTGCTAAGGCG GAAAAGTCATCAACTGGATCACGCACTGATGATATATATCGCCATGATGAACAGCGGTCTGCAGCAAGAGGGTCGTCTTTTGTCCAAAGGGACTCCAGAATGCGTTATGAGAGCCCAGACACATATAGCAAATCAAAAATGAATGATAGAAATGCAGAACCCAGTGAGGTACTATATATAGGGTTTCCTGCTTCGTTGAAAGTAGATGATGCGCTCTTGAGGAACGTCTTTTCTTCGTTTGGAGAAATAACAAAGGTCACGGTATTCCCTGGTCGCAGTTATGCATTTGTTCAATTCCGAAATCTGATGGCAGCTTGTAAGGCGAAAGAAAGTCTTCAGGGAAAGTTATTTGGCAATCCTCGAGTGcatatttgttttgcaaaGAGTGAACCTTCCTCATCTGGCAGTGGAAGGGGTCCGTCGGGTAGATCACTCTCTCCACCTTACAGATCTGTTGATCGACTGGGATCTTCAGAAGGTTATCTTCAGGATAGAAACTATGGAAGCATCAGCAGAATTCCCAGTGTGAGGGAACCACATTACATAGAAGATAGGGATTTAGAAGATTCTGAAGGTTACATTTTTAACAGGAAACGAGACTCAAGTAGCGATGGAGGTCCTGCATATGGAAGGTCGAGATCTACGCATAGATTTCCTCAGGATATGCATGAATATCATGGTAGTCCTGGGGAAATGGGTACTTCATTCCGTGATAATCCTCACAGATTCCAGACAAGGAGTTCAGAGTATGAAGAGCCATGGGATCTACCCGAAGATGACTACTACTACCAGGAAATCAAGAGATTGAAGACAAGATCCTCGCAGCCTGAGAGGCAGCTCCCAGGGCATCAGCTTTCTGGTATAGAGCAAGAAAGACGCCCCTTTTCAAGGGCATCTGCTGATTTTTCCCCAAAAGATGCATTTGAGCGGAACTATGAGGCTGGACAGCTAAGATACAACCAAACAGTTGAGCAGCCGTTAAACCTGGCTATAAGGAATGGGGACAAGAGTAGCTTACGAGAACCACATGAAGAGTTAATGGGAGGTTATCCTCTGCCATCAGTTGTCcctgaaagaaaaaggtaCACCCCTGAACTGAATCGACCATCACTAAAGGACTGGAACTGGGAAGGGACTATTGCTAAGGGAGGCAATCCCATTTGTCGAGCAAAATGCTTTCCTGTGGGCAAAGTGATGGACATGATGCT GCCTGAGTTTCTAGATTGCACGGCAAGAACTGGTTTAGACATGCTGGCTAAGCATTACTACCAATCATCTAAAGCATGGGtggttttctttgttcctGGAAGTGATGCTGATATCGTGTTTTATGATGAGTTTATGCATTATCTGGAGGAGAAGCAACGGGCAGCTGTTTCTAAATTGGATGACACAACAACGTTGTTTCTGGTGCCTCCATCTGATTTCTCCGAGAAAGTACTTAAAGTTCCTGGGAAACTAAGCATCTCTGGAGTTATTCTACGTTTAGAATGTGGTGGTTCTGGCTCCGGTGGGCCTGTTCAACAGCAAGGTGAGAGAAAAGATACAGACTTGCTAACTTATTATGGTGAAACATCATATTCAGAAGCTAGTGGAGCGTTTCCTGATGTGGGAAACCCACGTATTCCGGGTCCAACAGCTTTTCTGCGTAGTGCGGGTCGTGACAATCAAAGTGCATCAATGGATCCATACGTCGAGGACAAGCATGATCAGTTGAGTCACCGGTATTCTGGATCGGACTGGCCGCCTCGTGATACAAACCCCAGAAGTTCACCCTTCATAGATCATACTGTTCAAAAACACAGCGGGTTTGTTCCTGGGAAACAGCAAAATGCAGATCTAAGTCGTTATCATGATACGGAAACTCCAGTCCCAGCAGGGTTTCAGCCTGAACAGCTTACACATTTAGCTTCCTCGCTACCCAGACAGCAACAACAGGTACAGAACACTCCAAATCAGCCTGAGAGATATGCACCAGAAGGCCGAGCAAGTTTCAGCCATTTGCAACATGCGCAGACACCAAGCATACCTCAATTGGTAActccacaaaatcaaaatgtacAGATACAAAGTAGCAACAgccaacaacaagaagaaacagaggctAATCCACAGAAGCGTCTTCAAGCAACATTACAGCTAGCAGCTGCACTTCTCCAGCAGATTCAACAAGCTAAACCGAGTTAA
- a CDS encoding RNA recognition motif (RRM)-containing protein has protein sequence MRYESPDTYSKSKMNDRNAEPSEVLYIGFPASLKVDDALLRNVFSSFGEITKVTVFPGRSYAFVQFRNLMAACKAKESLQGKLFGNPRVHICFAKSEPSSSGSGRGPSGRSLSPPYRSVDRLGSSEGYLQDRNYGSISRIPSVREPHYIEDRDLEDSEGYIFNRKRDSSSDGGPAYGRSRSTHRFPQDMHEYHGSPGEMGTSFRDNPHRFQTRSSEYEEPWDLPEDDYYYQEIKRLKTRSSQPERQLPGHQLSGIEQERRPFSRASADFSPKDAFERNYEAGQLRYNQTVEQPLNLAIRNGDKSSLREPHEELMGGYPLPSVVPERKRYTPELNRPSLKDWNWEGTIAKGGNPICRAKCFPVGKVMDMMLPEFLDCTARTGLDMLAKHYYQSSKAWVVFFVPGSDADIVFYDEFMHYLEEKQRAAVSKLDDTTTLFLVPPSDFSEKVLKVPGKLSISGVILRLECGGSGSGGPVQQQGERKDTDLLTYYGETSYSEASGAFPDVGNPRIPGPTAFLRSAGRDNQSASMDPYVEDKHDQLSHRYSGSDWPPRDTNPRSSPFIDHTVQKHSGFVPGKQQNADLSRYHDTETPVPAGFQPEQLTHLASSLPRQQQQVQNTPNQPERYAPEGRASFSHLQHAQTPSIPQLVTPQNQNVQIQSSNSQQQEETEANPQKRLQATLQLAAALLQQIQQAKPS, from the exons ATGCGTTATGAGAGCCCAGACACATATAGCAAATCAAAAATGAATGATAGAAATGCAGAACCCAGTGAGGTACTATATATAGGGTTTCCTGCTTCGTTGAAAGTAGATGATGCGCTCTTGAGGAACGTCTTTTCTTCGTTTGGAGAAATAACAAAGGTCACGGTATTCCCTGGTCGCAGTTATGCATTTGTTCAATTCCGAAATCTGATGGCAGCTTGTAAGGCGAAAGAAAGTCTTCAGGGAAAGTTATTTGGCAATCCTCGAGTGcatatttgttttgcaaaGAGTGAACCTTCCTCATCTGGCAGTGGAAGGGGTCCGTCGGGTAGATCACTCTCTCCACCTTACAGATCTGTTGATCGACTGGGATCTTCAGAAGGTTATCTTCAGGATAGAAACTATGGAAGCATCAGCAGAATTCCCAGTGTGAGGGAACCACATTACATAGAAGATAGGGATTTAGAAGATTCTGAAGGTTACATTTTTAACAGGAAACGAGACTCAAGTAGCGATGGAGGTCCTGCATATGGAAGGTCGAGATCTACGCATAGATTTCCTCAGGATATGCATGAATATCATGGTAGTCCTGGGGAAATGGGTACTTCATTCCGTGATAATCCTCACAGATTCCAGACAAGGAGTTCAGAGTATGAAGAGCCATGGGATCTACCCGAAGATGACTACTACTACCAGGAAATCAAGAGATTGAAGACAAGATCCTCGCAGCCTGAGAGGCAGCTCCCAGGGCATCAGCTTTCTGGTATAGAGCAAGAAAGACGCCCCTTTTCAAGGGCATCTGCTGATTTTTCCCCAAAAGATGCATTTGAGCGGAACTATGAGGCTGGACAGCTAAGATACAACCAAACAGTTGAGCAGCCGTTAAACCTGGCTATAAGGAATGGGGACAAGAGTAGCTTACGAGAACCACATGAAGAGTTAATGGGAGGTTATCCTCTGCCATCAGTTGTCcctgaaagaaaaaggtaCACCCCTGAACTGAATCGACCATCACTAAAGGACTGGAACTGGGAAGGGACTATTGCTAAGGGAGGCAATCCCATTTGTCGAGCAAAATGCTTTCCTGTGGGCAAAGTGATGGACATGATGCT GCCTGAGTTTCTAGATTGCACGGCAAGAACTGGTTTAGACATGCTGGCTAAGCATTACTACCAATCATCTAAAGCATGGGtggttttctttgttcctGGAAGTGATGCTGATATCGTGTTTTATGATGAGTTTATGCATTATCTGGAGGAGAAGCAACGGGCAGCTGTTTCTAAATTGGATGACACAACAACGTTGTTTCTGGTGCCTCCATCTGATTTCTCCGAGAAAGTACTTAAAGTTCCTGGGAAACTAAGCATCTCTGGAGTTATTCTACGTTTAGAATGTGGTGGTTCTGGCTCCGGTGGGCCTGTTCAACAGCAAGGTGAGAGAAAAGATACAGACTTGCTAACTTATTATGGTGAAACATCATATTCAGAAGCTAGTGGAGCGTTTCCTGATGTGGGAAACCCACGTATTCCGGGTCCAACAGCTTTTCTGCGTAGTGCGGGTCGTGACAATCAAAGTGCATCAATGGATCCATACGTCGAGGACAAGCATGATCAGTTGAGTCACCGGTATTCTGGATCGGACTGGCCGCCTCGTGATACAAACCCCAGAAGTTCACCCTTCATAGATCATACTGTTCAAAAACACAGCGGGTTTGTTCCTGGGAAACAGCAAAATGCAGATCTAAGTCGTTATCATGATACGGAAACTCCAGTCCCAGCAGGGTTTCAGCCTGAACAGCTTACACATTTAGCTTCCTCGCTACCCAGACAGCAACAACAGGTACAGAACACTCCAAATCAGCCTGAGAGATATGCACCAGAAGGCCGAGCAAGTTTCAGCCATTTGCAACATGCGCAGACACCAAGCATACCTCAATTGGTAActccacaaaatcaaaatgtacAGATACAAAGTAGCAACAgccaacaacaagaagaaacagaggctAATCCACAGAAGCGTCTTCAAGCAACATTACAGCTAGCAGCTGCACTTCTCCAGCAGATTCAACAAGCTAAACCGAGTTAA